A region from the Diorhabda sublineata isolate icDioSubl1.1 chromosome X, icDioSubl1.1, whole genome shotgun sequence genome encodes:
- the LOC130451030 gene encoding zinc finger BED domain-containing protein 5-like, with amino-acid sequence MDKFLFGKQSTSPAEDDEPCTSSIAKKRKIVNRKYSEDYIRYGFYWCGDEAAPKPLCVICNEQLTNDSMVPSKLNRHLTSKHPNCAKKDISYFQRLLAQNLKQKKFMMSTVSVSDKALEASYYIAKLIAREKKPHTIEEKLIKPACMEIVRVMLGPKEVQEVSKVSLSAETIKRRIGDMSTDVLNTLILKLIAANNFALQIDESTDIKNQAQLIAIVRFVNEDCIKQHFLFCKKLSERTTGEDIFRVTDDFFKIHNLQWSNCMSICADGAAAMTVL; translated from the exons atggataaatttttatttggaaaacaatCTACTTCTCCGGCAGAAGATGATGAACCTTGCACAAGCAGTATTGCTAAGAAAAGAAAGATCGTGAATAGAAAATACTCCGAAGACTACATTCGTTATGGCTTTTATTGGTGCGGCGATGAAGCGGCTCCGAAACCATTATGTGTAATTTGCAACGAACAATTAACAAACGACTCAATGGTGCCCAGTAAACTAAATCGCCATCTAACTTCAAAACATCCGAATTGTGCTAAAAAggatatatcatattttcaaagGCTTTTGgctcaaaatttaaaacaaaaaaaatttatgatgtcGACCGTATCTGTTTCCGATAAAGCATTAGAAGCTAGCTATTACATTGCAAAATTAATAGCTCGTGAAAAGAAACCTCATactattgaagaaaaacttatTAAACCAGCATGTATGGAAATTGTGCGAGTTATGCTTGGACCTAAAGAGGTTCAGGAAGTGAGTAAGGTTTCACTGTCAGCTGAAACTATTAAAAGACGTATTGGCGACATGTCAACAGATGTTTTGAACAcgcttattttgaaattgatcgCAGCTAACAATTTTGCTCTTCAAATTGACGAGTCAACGGATATTAAAAATCAAGCACAATTAATTGCAATTGTACGTTTTGTTAACGAAGATTgcataaaacaacattttttattttgtaaaaaactttcCGAACGAACTACTGGAGAGGATATTTTTCGAGTAACTGATGATTTCTTCAAAATACATAATCTACAATGGAGTAACTGCATGAGTATTTGTGCTGATGGCGCCGCAGCAATGACTG ttttgtaa
- the LOC130451029 gene encoding piggyBac transposable element-derived protein 4-like: MDGKTGLTDAKLEEILMQCDSDEEIFDEESSEEDRDVDKTTCGCNNSNDDLEEVEHKKRKHVNNEDKWTTAESFTPTIHNFDIVHSGSTKGNATSTELECFKMFFSETIMTEIANQTNLYFQFVNAQNSSKEKSRLKRWKDTDFKELYCFSAINLLMSQVKKTRLNDYWSQEWLRSTPAFAQIMSRDSYLLLLRLLHFTDNTSSRVATDSLRKIRIIVDHLKHTFRETFIPYQNICIDESLMLFKGRLFFKQYIPSKRHRFGIKLFMCDCKTGYILDFIIYTGVTTEIVNFDIANLGKSGNTVLTLISNYLNKGYTLYVDR; this comes from the coding sequence ATGGATGGAAAAACAGGACTTACTGATGCAAAGTTAGAGGAAATATTAATGCAGTGTGATAGTGATGAGGAAATTTTTGATGAAGAATCATCAGAGGAAGACAGAGATGTAGATAAAACAACCTGTGGTTGTAATAATTCAAATGATGATTTGGAAGAGGTTGAGCACAAGAAACGAAAACATGTTAATAATGAGGATAAATGGACGACCGCAGAATCCTTTACTCCTACAATTCACAATTTCGACATTGTTCATTCTGGCTCTACGAAGGGTAACGCTACTTCCACGGAATTAGAGTGcttcaaaatgtttttctcaGAAACTATAATGACCGAAATAGCTAACCAAACAAACTTGTATTTCCAATTTGTTAATGCTCAGAATTCAAGTAAAGAAAAATCTCGTCTTAAGCGTTGGAAGGATACGGACTTCAAAGAACTGTATTGTTTTTCCGCTATCAATCTTCTAATGTCGCAGGTAAAGAAAACACGTTTGAATGATTATTGGTCCCAAGAGTGGCTTCGATCAACACCAGCATTTGCACAAATAATGTCAAGAGACAGTTATTTACTGCTTTTGCGGTTACTTCATTTTACTGACAATACCTCATCGCGTGTTGCTACGGATTCTTTACGCAAAATCAGAATTATTGTCGACCACTTGAAACATACATTCAGAGAAACTTTCATcccatatcaaaatatttgtattgatgaAAGTCTTATGTTGTTCAAAGGACGCCTGTTCTTCAAACAATATATACCTTCAAAGCGTCATCGCtttggtataaaattatttatgtgtGATTGCAAAACGGGTTACATATTAGACTTCATCATTTACACAGGAGTTACTAcagaaattgttaattttgaCATCGCAAATCTTGGTAAATCGGGCAATACAGTATTAACGCTTATCAGTAACTATTTGAATAAAGGGTATACCTTATATGtcgatagatag